TTTCGTGCCACCGGTTTGTGCTCGCGAGCTTCGACATAGAGAAAAGGTTCTACCGTTATTGTTATGAGAGTGCCGACGTATCTTCGAGTTTGACCTCGGAAAAGGAATTCAGGAGCCGGATATTAGTCGACAAAATTTATGAATCGAAACGACCACTGTATATTCCGAATCTTCTCGAATATTCCGAGGGCGGTGAACGCAATCTGAAATTAGGGTACCGCAGTGTCATGATGGTCCCCGTATCCATTGAAGGCAAGATACTCTCTCTCATGGTTTTGGCCAGCAAGGAAACGGATGCTTTTTCTGCCGCCGATGAAGAATTGCTGGTAACACTTGCCCCTCAGCTTGGCACGGCGATTAAAAACGCTTTGCTTTACCGCGAAGCTGAGGTGCGAGCGACACGCCTTGAGGTCGTAGGTGAGATTGCTCGGGTCGTGGCCTCGGAGCTTGAGCCGGATGAACTTTTTCGAACCATTGCCCATGAAATACAAAAAAAGATTCCTGCGGAACGATGTGTTGTTGGCTCGTATATTCCGGAGACATTTCGGCTATTTAACTGGGTGACGGAGTCGAAATTCGAGTTGCCCCTAGTTACTGCGTCGGATATTCGAAAGTTAAGATATTATCAGCGGGTCTACCTCGACCAATTGCCAATGAATATTCCCGATCTGGGGGAGGTGCCCACGCCGAGGGCGAAACAACTTGTCAAAACCGGACTTCGGAGCAATCTGGTGGTCCCGGTGCTTCAGGACAGCAAGTGCATCGCCCATATCGGCCTCGCTTCCACCAAGGCTGGGGCATACAGCGACGAAGACGTGTCCCTGCTTATGTCGATTGCTGGGCATCTGGGCACAGCCATTCGAAATGCCAACCTCTACAAGGAATCCGAGGAGCGAAATGCTCGCCTGGAGCTGTCGGGTGAAATTGCCGGGTCGTGGGTTCGGAACTAGAGCCTGAAGAGTTGCTCCGGAGAGTTGTGCAGGAAATTCGCAACGTGATTTCCTGTGAGCGGTGCATGATTTCAAAATTTGATATTGAAACCGGTAATTATTCGTACTTGCACCTGGAATCGGATATTGAAGTTGGGAGGCGCACTCCTACCGATTTGATTGATGAGGATTTTGCGGAAACTGTCTATCGCAATCATATGTCTATTAACTCTGAAGACATTCAGTCGGATTCTTTTCCATGGCACAAAAAACTACTGGAGGCTGGCTTACGAAGCCGATTGACTGTTCCCATTGTTCATGACGATATCTGCATCGCCCATATAGCGCTCTACAGCACGCGCGTCAGTGCGTTTACCAAAGGACATGAAGAATTACTCGCGTCCATCGCCGCCCATCTGGCCTCGGCAATTCGAAACGCCAACCTCTACAAGGAATCCGAGGAGCGAAATGCGCGCCTGGAGCTGTCGGGTGAAATAGCGCGAGCCGTGGGCTCGACGCTTGAGCCCGATGAGGTATTCAGGACCATTGCCCGGGAAATCCAAAAGGTGATTCCCTGCGAGCGTTGTGTTGTCGGAAAGGTGGACCCTGGATCTTTTCGAATCAGTTATATGAATAACGAAACCGACGAGAAAAATAGAGCGTTTTTGGAAGGAAATACCGAGGCCCTATGGTGGTACGAACATGTATATGAGGAAAAACGTGTTTTCGTAGTATCCGATTTCGGGGAGCGGACCGATCTCCGGGCTCGGCAATTCACGGAAGCGGGTCTTCTGAGCGGGATGATAGTTCCCATCCTTCAGGGTGATGAATGTATCGCGCATCTTTCGCTGTCGAGGGCCGAGGAAAATGGATTTACCGAAAGGGATGAGATATTAATCAAATCAATCGCACCACATCTGGGGCCTGCGATCAGAAATGCCTCTCTTTACCGCGAGGCCGAGGCGCGGGCTGCGCGCTTAGAGTCGGTGAACGATATCGCGCAGGCGGCGGGCTCTGAACTCGAACCTAGCGAGTTGTTCGAGACTATCATCGAGCAAATTCGAAAGGTGATTTCCTGCAATTGGTGTGTCATCTCTTCATTCCGACCGGAAACTTTCGAGCGTCGAGTTTGGATGTTGGTGTCCGATATTGAAGTCGAGCGGGCCGAGAATTACGACGTCAGGAAAACGCGCTATTACCAACGGGTTTACAATGAGCATCTTCCGTTCAGGGTGCCCGACATTAGTGAAAGTTCGGATCCTCGCTCCCAGACACTGGCCGCCGCCGGTTTCCGAAGCAATATGGTCGTTCCGATTCTCCAGGACGGGGAGTGCGCCGCTCACCTCGGGGTCATGAGCACTGAGATTGGAGCTTATTCTGCTGAAGATGAAGCGTTGCTTTTGTCTGTCGCGAGTTATTTGGGCACAGCGATACGAAACGCAACTCTTTACCGTGAATCCGAGGCACGGGCTGCTCGGCTTGAGACAACGGCTGAAATTGCCCGGGTTGTTGGTTCTGAGCTTGATCCCGATGTTTTGTTCCAAACGATAGTCGGGGAAATACGTAAGGTGATTCCCAGCGATCGTTGTGTAATCGCCACCATTGATCGTGAAAATGACAGATTTCAGCTTTTGTACGGAGACGATACCCATGGAGGCGGTGGTCTTGAAAATCTGAAATGGGAAACCGGTGAGAGAAGTTGGGTAATGGAGATGTATGAAACGAAACAGCCTGTCATTATCCGCGACTACCAGGAGATGGATTCCCATAACGCCAGGGTCATGACCGAGGCGGGTTACCGTAGCGCACTGATAATTCCGATTGTTCAGGAAGGTGATTGTATCGCGCATATGGCCTTGAGCCGGCGGGAGGTCGATGCTTTTATCACCGACGAGGCAAAACTGCTCTCGGCTATTTCCGACCATATAGGGATGGCGATTCGAAATGCATCGCTTCTTCAACAGTCGGAGGAGCGGGCCCAGCGTATGGCGGCGTTTAACGATTTGAGCCGGAAGATATCGGAAAATCTCAATCTTAGCGAAGTGCTTGAAAGTGTAGGCCACGCGGCGGAATTATTGCTTGAGGCGAACAGCGTGGGAATTGTCTTGGTTGACGAAACTTCAGGGGAGCTTATTCCCCGTGTGTTACTGGGCGAGCTTGTTAAGGTCAGGGAATCGCTCGATCGCTTCAGGGAAGGAGAGGGCGCCGCAGGCTATGTAGTCAGAACCGGCGAGAGCATTGTGGTCCCTGATGTTTTGGATTGGCCCGAGTTCCGGATGAAGGAATGGGCACGGAAGAATGGTATTTATTCGTATGTCGGCGTTCCTCTTCGAGAAGGGATGAAAATAATTGGGGTGATTTTTTGTCTGACAGCGG
The nucleotide sequence above comes from Nitrospinaceae bacterium. Encoded proteins:
- a CDS encoding GAF domain-containing protein; its protein translation is MGSELEPEELLRRVVQEIRNVISCERCMISKFDIETGNYSYLHLESDIEVGRRTPTDLIDEDFAETVYRNHMSINSEDIQSDSFPWHKKLLEAGLRSRLTVPIVHDDICIAHIALYSTRVSAFTKGHEELLASIAAHLASAIRNANLYKESEERNARLELSGEIARAVGSTLEPDEVFRTIAREIQKVIPCERCVVGKVDPGSFRISYMNNETDEKNRAFLEGNTEALWWYEHVYEEKRVFVVSDFGERTDLRARQFTEAGLLSGMIVPILQGDECIAHLSLSRAEENGFTERDEILIKSIAPHLGPAIRNASLYREAEARAARLESVNDIAQAAGSELEPSELFETIIEQIRKVISCNWCVISSFRPETFERRVWMLVSDIEVERAENYDVRKTRYYQRVYNEHLPFRVPDISESSDPRSQTLAAAGFRSNMVVPILQDGECAAHLGVMSTEIGAYSAEDEALLLSVASYLGTAIRNATLYRESEARAARLETTAEIARVVGSELDPDVLFQTIVGEIRKVIPSDRCVIATIDRENDRFQLLYGDDTHGGGGLENLKWETGERSWVMEMYETKQPVIIRDYQEMDSHNARVMTEAGYRSALIIPIVQEGDCIAHMALSRREVDAFITDEAKLLSAISDHIGMAIRNASLLQQSEERAQRMAAFNDLSRKISENLNLSEVLESVGHAAELLLEANSVGIVLVDETSGELIPRVLLGELVKVRESLDRFREGEGAAGYVVRTGESIVVPDVLDWPEFRMKEWARKNGIYSYVGVPLREGMKIIGVIFCLTAGRGAFSSMDEEILRSLSDQAVIAIENARLHEEAQRSRIFFESVVDDNADAIHVADIEGNIIYWNRGSEKLFGYSNDEALGQHFSDLLIPDDQRARWLRSVSDRVTESGVAFHTETQRNRKDGSLVAVSLTLSPVKDAEGNLIAISAIHKDLTGRKHAEEALLEREQRLRTILDTAVDGIITIDERGIVDSINPSAQKLTGYTSAEVVGQNVSMLMPNPFQNEHDSYINNYLKTGIPGILGQAREVPALRKDGTTIPVDLSVTEIWLGKRRLFNGTIRDLTERKRTEKEREEYVERLMTLNRLTQKVGTSLDLDEALEAILESTVQLLNVPYVGVFTRQGEVFALRAFRGRYHTETANRFYRVGEGGVGLTVEKGSSLFVENVPEDPNWKMQKASWDYGIRNFLGVPLKSEGEVIGVLSCLATEPRIYTKGEYELINAFANMAAITIRNAANHSQMKETLDELRRSQEMNIRAEKLSSLGVLAAGAAHEILNPASVILMRAEMIGEDAEEESFESKSANIIVRNVRRIRNICDDLRRFSRDEVPSMEPFDPDEALRFSLELIRHELAPAGIKLDMEVNDVPFVVMGDSSQIQQVFLNLISNARDAMPDGGVLSICSTRSDHAGKDFWELQISDTGMGIPKDVLPQIFDPFFTTKPADKGTGLGLSVLHGIVKSHEGEVSVESQPGEGSTFTVRLPEALEDIGV